A region of the Mesoterricola sediminis genome:
CTTCCCCGGCGAGGAGCGGATCCTCGTGCCCAGCCCCAAGGTGCCCACCTACGAGCTCCAGCCCGAGATGAGCGCCCACGAGGTGGTCCGGGGCCTCCTCAAGGCCATCCGGGGCGGGGAGTTCCGGCTCCTGGTGTGCAACCTGGCCAACCCCGACATGGTCGGCCACACCGGCGACCTGAATGCCGCCGCCGCGGCCTGCGCCGTGGTGGACGACGCCATCCGCCAGATCGCGGCCGCCACCCTCGAGCAGGGCGGCGCCCTGCTGGTGACCGCCGACCACGGCAACTGCGAGTGCATGCGGGACGAGAAGGGGAACCCCCACACGGCCCACACCACCAACCCGGTGCCCGCCGTCCTCGTGGCCCGGGGCTTCGAGGCCCGGCAGCTGCGCGCGGGCGGCGCCCTCGCCGACGTGGCCCCCACCCTCCTCAAGCTCCTGGGCGTGGACCAGCCGGCCGAGATGGACGGAACCAGCCTCTTCTGACGGCCGAACGGCTTCCCTCCTGAAAAAAACCATGGCCCCGGCGGCGCGGCGACCCCATCGTGGGGCGTCCCGCTCCCGAGGCCGACGATGCGCCCCCTCCGCCCCCTGCTCCAGGCCCTCACGCTGGGCCTCGCCCCGGCGTCAGCCCAGGCGGCCGACCCACCCCCCATCCCCGTCCCCCAGCCCCTCCTCGGGCCCTTCCGCGGCTACTCGGCCCTGACCACGTTCACCGTGGCCGTGAACGTCCTGGAGCAGTGGCTGGGGCCCGAGATCCCCGACCTCGCCGTGCACTCGGCCTACCTGTCGTACCTGGGCCGCCGGCCCCGCTTTGACGCCCGGGGAGAACCGGTGCTGGACGAGCGGGGGGACCAGGAGGCCGACCTCGTCCCCATGTCCGGGCGGGTCTTCTACCCCCCCACCTGGCGCCTGCCCCTGCGCCGGGACCTTCCCCTCGTCGTCTACCCCCACTTCACCGGGCTGGGCAAGAAGGCCGTGCCTTCGGCCTACGGGGGCCATGAATGGGTCTTCGCGGCCGCGGCGGCCCTCTACTACGGGTTCGCGGTGGCCATGCCCGACCTGCCCGGCATGGGGGCCGACGGGGTCCACTACCATCCCTTCTGCCACGCCACCTCCCTGGCCTGGTCCACCCTGGACGCCATCCCGGCGGCCCTGGACCTGTTCCGCACGGACCCCTGGCTCGTGGCCGGGGGCTACGGGTGGGACGGCCGCACCTTCCTCCTGGGCTACTCGGAGGGGGCCTACACGTCCCTGGCCGCCGCCCGGGAGCTGGCCACCCGCCCCGAGGCCTACGCGGGCCAGCGCTGGACCCTGACGGGGGCCGCGTGCATGTCGGGTCCCTTCGACCTCTCCGACCAGGCCCGCCGGGACCTGATCCGGCCCGACGCCCGCTTCACCTACTGCTTCTTCCTCCCCTACCTGCTCACCGCCTGGGCCCACGTGTACGGCCCCCGGGTGGACCTGCGGGAGGCCTTCGCCCCCGTGCTCCTGGAAGAGCGGGAGGACGGGGGCATCCTCCGCTGGATGGACGGGACCCTGGACGGCTTCGAGGCCGGGGACTACATCGCCCGGCGCCTGGGCAAGCCCCAGGACCAGGTCCGCGTCCGGGACCTCCTCAACCCCGCCTGGATGGCCCGGGAACTGGAGGACCCGGCCTTCGCCACCAGCGGCATGCGCCGCCTCCTGGAGGAGAACGACCTGCACCAGGGCTGGCGGCCCACCTGTCCCATCCTCTTCTGCCACAGCCCCGCGGACGCGGACCTGTCGTACCAGCAGTCCCTGCGCACCGCCGAACGGCTCGGCGCGGAGCTGGCCCTGGCCGGGAGCAACCCGGCGGACTTCCTCCGCGTCCAGCCCATCGGCGACCGCGGCGCGGGCTGGTCCCACCTGGGCGCCATCGCCGTGGCCCTGCCCGCGGGCTTCGAATGGATCCACCGCGGCATGCCCATGGACCCGGGCGTCAGCCCCGGGGCCCCCCGGTGAAGCGGTCCCGCCCTTCCGGGGGCAGGACCGGGCAGCTTTCGTCCCGGCCGAACCAGCGGTGGCGGTTCCGGGCGACCGCATCGTAGACCGCGTCCCGCCAGGGCCGGGGCAGGGCCCGCAGGAGGCCGGCCCACCGCCAGGGGGCGGGGAGGCGTTTCAGCACCTCCAGGACCGCGTCGCTCCGCCGGAAGGTCCCGGCCGCGGTCTCCACCACCACCGTGTCCCCGGGCGCCTCCAGGGGCGCGAAGCGCAGCCTCCCGGCCCGGTCCCGGGCCAGGAGGAAGCGCACCCACCCCCGGCACAGGACGCACCCGCCGTCGAAACGGATCAGGGCGCCCCCGGGGTCCATGGGTCCGGCCTCAGACGTGGGCCAGGGCCTGGTCCAGGTCGGCGATCAGGTCCTCCACGTCCTCGATGCCCACGGCGTAGCGCACGAGGCCATCGGTGACGCCGCCGGCCAGGCGGGCTTCCCGGCCCATGCTGGCGTGGGTCATGGAGGCGGGGTGGCAGATGAGCGTCTCGACGCCGCCCAGGCTCACCGCCAGGGCGGCCAGCTTGACGTTGTCCATGAGCCGGGCGCCCGCCTCGACGCCGCCCTTCACCTCGAAGCTGATCATGGCGCCCGGACCGGCCATCTGGCGCTTCACCAGCTCGTACTGGGGGTGGCTGGGCAGGCCCAGGTAGCTCACCCACTCGACCTTCGGGTGGCGCTCCAGCCACTGGGCGATGGCCATGGCGTTGGCCTGGGCCCGCTCCATGCGGATGGAGAGGGTCTTGAGGCCGCGGGCGACGAGGGAGGCCTGGTGGGGGTCCATGCAGGGGCCCATCATGACGACCATGGCGCGGATCTGCTTGTGGACGGCCTCGGTCTTCGCCACGATGACCCCGCCCACCACGTCGGCGTGGCCGTTGATGAACTTGGTGATGGAGTGGAGCACCACGTCGGCGCCCAGGTCCAGGGGCCGCTGGAGGAAGGGGCTCGCGAAGGTGTTGTCCACCACGAGGAGGGCCCCGGCCGCGTGGGCGATCCGGGCCGCGGCCGCGATGTCGGTGACGATCATGGACGGATTGGAGGGGGATTCGACGTAGACCACCTTGGTGTTGGGCCGGATGGCGGCCTTCAGGGCCTCCAGGTCCGAGGTGTCCAGGTAGGTGCTCTCCACGCCGAAGCGGCTGAAGTGCTTGTCCATGAGCACCCGGCTGGGCCCGTAGACGCCGGCGGTGCTGACCATGTGGTCGCCCTGGTTGAGGAGGGCCATGTAGACGCTGGAGACGGCGCCCATGCCCGACGAGGTGGCGGTGCAGCCCGCCCCGTTCTCCAGCTGGGCGACGGCCTCCTCCAGGGCCCCGACGGTGGGGTTCCCGATGCGGCTGTAGATGAACCCGGCCTCCTTGCCCGCGAAGCGGTTCGCGCCCTGCTCGGCGTTCCGGAAGGCGAAGGTGGAGGTCTGGTAGACCGGCGTGGTCACGCTGCCCAGGGCATCCTCCGGGATGCCCGCGTGCACGAGCTTGGTGTTGAAACCCATCTTCCTGGTATCCACGGCACTTGCTCCTTTCCCACCATTGTCCACCCTCCGGGGGCCCGGGCCAAACGGGGCCTTTCCAGGGTTGACCGGCCCCCCCCGGGGGGGTCATGCTGCCAAGTGAGGATTTGACCGGAAAGGAGGTATCGATGCCAGGCATGAAACCCATCGATGAACCCCCTTTGTGCCCTTCCTGAGGGTCCCCGGAAGCCAGGGGTCCCGGAAACCACACCCGGGTGCCCGCCGCGCGCCATGAAGGCCGGCCGGCCCGGGACCGCCCAGGGTCTCCCCGTCTCGGATCCGCCATGCTCAACCGATTGATCGATACCGTCTGGGGCCAGGCCAACACCCTGTTCTATCCCTTCCGCCGCCGGCGCTGGGTGGACCTGGTGGTGATCCTGGCGGGCCTCGCCCTGCTCTTCGGCCTCGTCCAGCTGGGCCAGCAGTGGACGGGCGCCAAGCGCCCCGTCGTGGAGATCAACCTCTCCCCCTGGTCCCTGCCCCTCTACACCTTCTTCTCCATGATGCGGGGCCTGGCCGCCTACGTGATCTCCCTGGGCTTCACCCTGGTCTACGCCTACTGGGCCGCCAAGGACAGCCGCGCCGAGAAGCTCCTGGTCCCCCTCCTGGACATCCTCCAGAGCATCCCGGTGCTGGGCTTCATGCCCGGCCTCATCCTGGCCCTGGTGGCGGTGTTCCCCCACAGCAACCTGGGCCTGGAGCTGGCCGCGGTGCTCATGATCTTCACCGGGCAGGCCTGGAACATGACCTTCAGCCTCTACCACTCCCTCAAGTCCGTGCCCCAGGACCTCCAGGAGGCCGGGACGGTCTACCGGTTCACCTGGTGGCAGCGGCTCAAGTGGGTGGAGCTGCCCTACGGGACCACGGGCCTGGTGTGGAACAGCATGATGAGCATGGCCGGGGGCTGGTTCTTCCTCATGATCACCGAGGCCTTCCGCATGGGCGACCAGGACTTCCGCCTGCCCGGCCTCGGCTCCTACATGAGCGTGGCCGTGGACAAGGGCAACGGCCCCGCCATGCTGGCCGCCGTCATCGCCATGGTCGCCATGATCGTGTTCCTGGACCAGATCCTGTGGCGCCCCGTGGTGGTGTGGGCCCAGCGGTTCCGGGTGGAGGAGACGGCCCAGGTCGAGGCCCCCCGGAGCTGGCTCCTGCGTGTCCTGCGGCGCTCGCGCCTCGTGCGCATCCTGGAGGCCCGGGCCTCCCACCGCCGCCACCACCGCAAGGCCGCCTCCCCCGTCCTCAGGCCCAGGACCATCCACCGGGCGTCCCAGATCCAGCGG
Encoded here:
- a CDS encoding ABC transporter permease; the encoded protein is MLNRLIDTVWGQANTLFYPFRRRRWVDLVVILAGLALLFGLVQLGQQWTGAKRPVVEINLSPWSLPLYTFFSMMRGLAAYVISLGFTLVYAYWAAKDSRAEKLLVPLLDILQSIPVLGFMPGLILALVAVFPHSNLGLELAAVLMIFTGQAWNMTFSLYHSLKSVPQDLQEAGTVYRFTWWQRLKWVELPYGTTGLVWNSMMSMAGGWFFLMITEAFRMGDQDFRLPGLGSYMSVAVDKGNGPAMLAAVIAMVAMIVFLDQILWRPVVVWAQRFRVEETAQVEAPRSWLLRVLRRSRLVRILEARASHRRHHRKAASPVLRPRTIHRASQIQRWIANGALAALLLVVVWGAVSLVHYLSAIRAGQWLVLLRAGGLTLSRVLASTALGTLWAVPAGLAIGLSPRLSRILQPVVQVAASFPAPMLFPVVIAFLAHLHVGMGYGCILLMLLGTQWYILFNVIAGAMAIPGDLKEAAVCFRLSPWQRFKALYLPATFPYLVTGWVTAAGGAWNASIVAEYYDFHGQTLKTFGLGATVSQAFYERNLTLLAAGVLLMSAIVVLFNRIVWKPCYKLAHTRYSLTK
- a CDS encoding trans-sulfuration enzyme family protein, whose translation is MDTRKMGFNTKLVHAGIPEDALGSVTTPVYQTSTFAFRNAEQGANRFAGKEAGFIYSRIGNPTVGALEEAVAQLENGAGCTATSSGMGAVSSVYMALLNQGDHMVSTAGVYGPSRVLMDKHFSRFGVESTYLDTSDLEALKAAIRPNTKVVYVESPSNPSMIVTDIAAAARIAHAAGALLVVDNTFASPFLQRPLDLGADVVLHSITKFINGHADVVGGVIVAKTEAVHKQIRAMVVMMGPCMDPHQASLVARGLKTLSIRMERAQANAMAIAQWLERHPKVEWVSYLGLPSHPQYELVKRQMAGPGAMISFEVKGGVEAGARLMDNVKLAALAVSLGGVETLICHPASMTHASMGREARLAGGVTDGLVRYAVGIEDVEDLIADLDQALAHV
- a CDS encoding alpha/beta hydrolase — protein: MRPLRPLLQALTLGLAPASAQAADPPPIPVPQPLLGPFRGYSALTTFTVAVNVLEQWLGPEIPDLAVHSAYLSYLGRRPRFDARGEPVLDERGDQEADLVPMSGRVFYPPTWRLPLRRDLPLVVYPHFTGLGKKAVPSAYGGHEWVFAAAAALYYGFAVAMPDLPGMGADGVHYHPFCHATSLAWSTLDAIPAALDLFRTDPWLVAGGYGWDGRTFLLGYSEGAYTSLAAARELATRPEAYAGQRWTLTGAACMSGPFDLSDQARRDLIRPDARFTYCFFLPYLLTAWAHVYGPRVDLREAFAPVLLEEREDGGILRWMDGTLDGFEAGDYIARRLGKPQDQVRVRDLLNPAWMARELEDPAFATSGMRRLLEENDLHQGWRPTCPILFCHSPADADLSYQQSLRTAERLGAELALAGSNPADFLRVQPIGDRGAGWSHLGAIAVALPAGFEWIHRGMPMDPGVSPGAPR
- a CDS encoding thiol-disulfide oxidoreductase DCC family protein, whose product is MDPGGALIRFDGGCVLCRGWVRFLLARDRAGRLRFAPLEAPGDTVVVETAAGTFRRSDAVLEVLKRLPAPWRWAGLLRALPRPWRDAVYDAVARNRHRWFGRDESCPVLPPEGRDRFTGGPRG